A genome region from Ottowia testudinis includes the following:
- a CDS encoding GAF domain-containing protein: MNAPRDLPETGAPRSVDLSNCDREPIHIPGLIQPHGALLALDAELRVAYASDNLAELLPGAPALGEVLTPAHFEDAAVYALLTQVAALAPVDVLQERHALIEAGGRAFDLLVHQSHAWVMAEFELRQSSAGRYDEGAALYAVVKRFRQQPDVLGLLQEAVRAVRELTGFDRVMAYCFRADDSGDVVAEERVDALEPYLGQRFPASDIPAQARRLYTENTMRLIADVGSAPVPVRAAPGVGQPLDMSHGVLRSVSPIHIEYLQNIGVGASMSLSIVLGGRLWGMLACHHRTPRQVPYAMRAVCDVLAHLLAAHVRAHLTAEQAQEERLHERLRARVLDQVQYAVQPAQVLMAEAAEIARVFRADAVLATNHAGLHCHGDVPVTLRSHLLRWLTEQELAGEPVLVTSSIADMAPGLREHLSGWAGLLAISYQPRAQAALVLLRREQTETIDWGHHPAKATVIGPLGPRLTPPGSFELWRETVRHRAEPWTAMQVAAMGQLRADLSRIVVTRMAELERQRAAVASVLDDSGRQTGLPDDAGRMERLLRQGLEFGLLRQGRMALARQPLDVAALVAGRLEAAQRRHGGIAAFLERPGKPPHHTPVNVSGDRVRLEQLVDNLLDNAAQHGAVGEALVIRVDVVDAFAVIEVSNISPPMDPQMVTALFDPLVSPAVVDASSGLGYGLYISQAVAVAHGGDLAYTYDDPFVTMTARLPLALP; this comes from the coding sequence ATGAACGCTCCCCGTGATCTGCCCGAAACCGGTGCGCCGCGGTCCGTCGACTTGAGCAACTGCGACCGTGAGCCGATTCATATCCCCGGACTGATTCAGCCGCACGGCGCCCTGTTGGCACTGGATGCCGAGCTGCGCGTGGCCTACGCCAGTGACAACCTGGCCGAGCTGTTGCCGGGCGCGCCGGCGTTGGGCGAGGTGCTGACGCCTGCGCATTTCGAAGATGCGGCGGTGTACGCCTTGCTGACGCAGGTGGCCGCCCTGGCGCCGGTCGATGTGCTGCAGGAGCGCCATGCGCTCATCGAGGCGGGGGGCCGCGCCTTCGATCTGCTGGTTCACCAGTCTCACGCCTGGGTGATGGCCGAATTCGAGTTGCGTCAGTCCAGCGCGGGGCGCTACGACGAAGGGGCGGCCTTGTACGCCGTCGTCAAGCGCTTCCGTCAGCAGCCCGATGTGCTCGGCCTGCTGCAGGAGGCCGTGCGCGCCGTGCGCGAGCTGACCGGCTTCGATCGCGTGATGGCCTATTGTTTCCGGGCCGACGACAGCGGCGACGTGGTGGCCGAGGAGCGCGTGGACGCGCTGGAGCCCTATCTCGGCCAGCGCTTTCCCGCCAGCGACATTCCGGCCCAGGCGCGGCGCCTGTACACCGAGAACACCATGCGGCTGATCGCCGACGTGGGCAGCGCGCCGGTGCCGGTGCGCGCGGCGCCCGGCGTGGGCCAGCCGCTCGACATGAGCCACGGCGTGCTGCGCAGCGTGTCGCCGATTCACATCGAGTACCTGCAGAACATCGGCGTTGGCGCCTCGATGAGTCTGTCGATCGTGCTGGGCGGCCGGTTGTGGGGCATGCTGGCCTGTCACCACCGCACGCCACGCCAGGTGCCGTATGCCATGCGCGCCGTATGCGATGTGCTGGCGCACCTGCTGGCAGCCCATGTGCGCGCGCATCTCACGGCCGAGCAAGCGCAAGAGGAGCGCCTCCACGAGCGCTTGCGCGCCCGCGTCCTTGATCAGGTGCAGTACGCCGTGCAGCCGGCGCAAGTGTTGATGGCCGAAGCGGCGGAGATCGCGCGCGTGTTCCGGGCCGACGCGGTGCTGGCCACCAACCACGCGGGGCTCCACTGCCACGGCGATGTGCCCGTCACCTTGCGATCGCACCTGCTGCGCTGGCTGACCGAGCAAGAGCTGGCCGGCGAGCCGGTCTTGGTCACCTCGTCCATCGCCGACATGGCGCCTGGGTTGCGCGAGCACCTGAGCGGCTGGGCCGGGTTGCTGGCCATCAGCTACCAGCCGCGCGCGCAAGCCGCGCTGGTGTTGTTGCGGCGCGAGCAAACCGAAACCATCGACTGGGGCCACCACCCCGCCAAGGCCACGGTGATCGGCCCCCTGGGCCCGCGCCTGACGCCGCCGGGCTCCTTCGAACTGTGGCGTGAAACCGTGCGCCACCGTGCCGAACCCTGGACGGCCATGCAGGTGGCTGCCATGGGCCAGCTGCGCGCCGACCTGAGCCGGATCGTGGTCACCCGAATGGCCGAGCTGGAGCGCCAGCGCGCCGCCGTCGCATCGGTGCTGGACGACAGCGGCCGCCAGACCGGGCTGCCCGACGACGCGGGCCGCATGGAGCGCTTGCTGCGCCAGGGGCTCGAATTCGGCCTGCTGCGCCAGGGCCGCATGGCGCTGGCGCGCCAGCCGCTCGACGTGGCCGCGCTGGTGGCTGGGCGGCTGGAGGCCGCCCAGCGCCGCCACGGCGGCATCGCGGCGTTCCTCGAGCGGCCGGGCAAGCCGCCCCATCACACGCCCGTCAACGTCAGCGGCGATCGGGTGCGGCTTGAGCAGTTGGTTGACAACCTGCTCGACAACGCCGCGCAGCATGGTGCCGTCGGCGAGGCGCTGGTGATCCGCGTCGACGTGGTGGATGCCTTCGCGGTCATTGAAGTCAGCAACATCAGCCCCCCGATGGATCCACAGATGGTGACCGCGCTGTTCGACCCGCTGGTGTCCCCTGCGGTGGTCGATGCCAGCTCCGGCCTGGGTTACGGCCTGTACATCAGCCAAGCCGTCGCCGTGGCGCACGGGGGCGACCTGGCTTACACCTACGACGACCCCTTCGTCACCATGACGGCGCGGCTGCCCCTCGCCCTGCCCTGA
- a CDS encoding THUMP domain-containing class I SAM-dependent RNA methyltransferase, giving the protein MTPLTLFLPCAAGVEGYLADEVHGLTGLAGDDLLTVRGGVRVRGDWALVMRLNLHSRLAQRVLIELAHGPYGDEHDLYALAASVAWEDWFSPRQTFRVDVTAQASPLKSLNFATLRVKDAVADRFRERAGGVRPSIDTRAPDVRVQAHLGPAEATLYIDTSGEPLFKRGWRQDKGDAPLKETLAAAMLAASGWWQPAERRVSDLPLYDPCCGSGTIVIEAAQLRLGLPAGGQRRFAFERLKPLDPARWNAIKTEAARAYRTGATGQFDSKDATIHVFGSDVAHRMVDFAQRNAERAGVAHAVQLRGGDALQRMPPTVRPGVLLMNPPYGERIAAAGVAGVRAGGREAFQSGPLGRARDAAPDDANAGDEFFARLAAHWKGHYAGWAAWLLTPDLKLPGRLRLKESRRVPLWNGPIECRLFRFDLTARQRGDSEPKTPPSA; this is encoded by the coding sequence ATGACACCCCTGACCCTGTTTTTGCCCTGCGCCGCCGGCGTGGAGGGCTACCTCGCCGACGAAGTGCACGGGCTCACCGGGCTGGCCGGTGACGATCTGCTCACCGTGCGCGGCGGCGTGCGCGTGCGCGGCGACTGGGCACTGGTCATGCGCCTGAACCTGCACAGCCGCCTGGCGCAGCGCGTGCTGATCGAACTGGCTCACGGCCCCTACGGTGACGAACACGATTTGTACGCTTTGGCCGCCAGCGTGGCGTGGGAAGACTGGTTCAGCCCGCGCCAGACCTTCCGCGTCGACGTCACCGCGCAGGCCAGCCCGCTCAAGAGCCTGAACTTCGCCACCCTGCGCGTCAAGGACGCCGTGGCCGACCGTTTCCGCGAGCGCGCCGGCGGCGTGCGGCCCAGCATCGACACCCGCGCGCCCGACGTGCGCGTGCAGGCCCATCTGGGCCCCGCCGAAGCCACGCTTTACATCGACACCAGCGGCGAGCCGCTGTTCAAGCGTGGCTGGCGCCAGGACAAGGGCGACGCGCCGCTGAAGGAAACCCTGGCCGCCGCCATGCTCGCCGCCAGCGGTTGGTGGCAGCCGGCCGAGCGGCGGGTGAGCGATCTGCCCCTGTACGACCCGTGCTGCGGCAGCGGCACCATCGTCATCGAAGCGGCGCAGCTGCGCTTGGGGCTGCCCGCCGGCGGCCAGCGGCGCTTTGCCTTCGAGCGCCTCAAGCCGTTGGACCCCGCGCGGTGGAATGCTATCAAAACAGAAGCTGCTCGCGCTTATCGGACGGGCGCTACGGGCCAATTTGATTCAAAGGATGCCACGATTCACGTATTCGGCAGCGACGTCGCGCACCGCATGGTTGACTTCGCGCAGCGCAACGCCGAGCGCGCCGGCGTCGCCCACGCGGTGCAACTGCGCGGCGGCGACGCGCTGCAGCGCATGCCGCCCACCGTGCGGCCCGGCGTGCTGCTGATGAACCCACCGTATGGCGAACGCATTGCCGCCGCGGGCGTGGCGGGGGTGCGTGCGGGCGGGCGCGAAGCGTTTCAAAGCGGCCCGCTGGGGCGGGCGCGCGACGCGGCGCCGGACGATGCGAACGCCGGCGATGAATTTTTCGCCCGCCTGGCCGCGCACTGGAAGGGCCACTACGCCGGCTGGGCGGCCTGGTTGCTCACGCCAGATCTGAAACTGCCGGGCCGGCTGCGCCTGAAGGAATCGCGCCGCGTGCCGCTGTGGAACGGGCCGATCGAATGCCGCTTGTTCCGCTTCGATCTGACCGCCAGGCAACGCGGCGATTCAGAGCCCAAAACGCCCCCCAGCGCTTGA
- a CDS encoding putative toxin-antitoxin system toxin component, PIN family — protein MNSNVEDALSSAATPGAVVIDTNVALDLLVFGDPAVQALHAALRAGTLRWLSTADMRAELARVLHYPRIAPRLAAAGLHEGSVLAGFDALTVRVPAPPPCAARCRDPDDQPFIDLAVHCCATLLSKDACVLGLARHLAPLGVTVRRRWP, from the coding sequence TTGAATAGCAACGTGGAGGATGCGCTCAGCTCCGCCGCGACACCGGGCGCCGTCGTCATCGACACCAACGTCGCGCTCGACCTGCTGGTGTTTGGCGACCCGGCCGTTCAGGCGCTGCACGCCGCCTTGCGCGCTGGCACGCTGCGCTGGCTGTCGACGGCGGACATGAGGGCCGAACTCGCGCGCGTGCTGCACTACCCACGCATCGCGCCGCGGCTGGCGGCCGCTGGCCTGCACGAGGGCAGCGTGCTGGCTGGTTTTGACGCGCTGACCGTGCGCGTGCCCGCGCCGCCGCCCTGCGCGGCCCGCTGCCGCGACCCGGACGACCAGCCCTTCATCGACTTGGCGGTGCACTGTTGTGCCACGCTGCTGAGCAAGGACGCGTGCGTGTTGGGGTTGGCGCGCCACCTGGCGCCACTGGGGGTCACGGTGCGGCGCCGTTGGCCATGA
- a CDS encoding branched-chain amino acid ABC transporter permease, with translation MKPATQDAARTHRMAFVVMALLFIGAPLVGVYPVFMMKVMCFALFACAFNLLLGFGGLLSFGHAMFLGSAGYVTAHAAKVWGLTPELSIAVGTLCAAALGWVVGKLAIRRQGIYLTMITLALAQMVFFFALQAPFTGGEDGIQAVPRGKLFGLIDLSSTNAMYAFVLAIFLGGFLLIYRIIHSPYGQVLKAIRENEPRTISLGYDADKFKHRAFVLSAALAGLAGGTKSLVFQLASLTDVHWSMSGEVVLMTLVGGLGTIFGPVLGAAVMVTMQNYLAELGAWVTVVQGGIFVVCVLLFRRGIVGEIGHLLKKSL, from the coding sequence ATGAAACCCGCCACGCAGGACGCAGCGCGCACGCACCGCATGGCCTTTGTCGTGATGGCGCTGTTGTTCATCGGCGCACCTCTGGTCGGCGTGTACCCGGTGTTCATGATGAAGGTGATGTGCTTCGCGCTGTTCGCCTGCGCCTTCAACCTGCTGCTGGGTTTTGGCGGGCTGCTGTCGTTCGGCCACGCGATGTTTCTGGGCAGCGCCGGCTACGTGACGGCGCACGCCGCCAAGGTGTGGGGGCTGACGCCCGAGCTGTCGATTGCCGTCGGCACGCTGTGCGCGGCGGCGCTGGGCTGGGTGGTGGGCAAACTGGCCATCCGCCGCCAGGGCATCTACCTGACCATGATCACGCTGGCGCTGGCGCAAATGGTGTTCTTCTTCGCGCTTCAGGCGCCGTTCACGGGGGGCGAGGACGGCATCCAGGCGGTGCCGCGCGGCAAGCTTTTCGGCCTGATCGACCTGTCGAGCACCAACGCCATGTACGCGTTCGTGCTGGCCATCTTCCTGGGCGGCTTTCTGCTGATCTACCGCATCATCCACTCGCCCTACGGCCAGGTGCTGAAGGCGATCCGCGAGAACGAGCCACGCACCATCTCGCTCGGCTACGACGCCGACAAGTTCAAGCACCGCGCCTTCGTGCTGTCGGCGGCGCTGGCGGGTTTGGCGGGCGGCACCAAGTCGCTGGTGTTCCAGCTGGCGTCGCTGACCGACGTGCACTGGAGCATGTCGGGCGAGGTGGTGCTGATGACCCTGGTGGGCGGGCTGGGCACCATCTTCGGCCCCGTGCTGGGCGCCGCCGTGATGGTGACCATGCAGAACTATCTGGCCGAGCTGGGCGCGTGGGTGACCGTCGTGCAGGGCGGGATCTTCGTGGTCTGCGTGCTGCTGTTCCGCCGCGGCATCGTGGGCGAGATCGGCCACCTGCTGAAGAAGTCGCTCTGA
- a CDS encoding branched-chain amino acid ABC transporter permease, whose amino-acid sequence MEIFGIPIQAMMGQLLIGLINGSFYALLSLGLAVIFGLLNIINFAHGAQYMLGAFGAYLLLNKLGLGYWWSLLIVPLVVGATGVVIERTMLSRLYKLDHLYGLLLTFGLALIIQGLFRNEYGSTGLPYSMPEQLQGGVNLGFMFLPIYRGWVIIASLVVCLATWYVIERTKLGGYLRAATENPQIVQAFGINVPRMITLTYGFGVALAALAGVMAAPIYQVSPQMGADLIIVVFAVVVIGGMGSIMGAIVTGFGLGLIEGLTKVFYPEASTTVIFIIMTIVLLIRPAGLFGTQK is encoded by the coding sequence ATGGAAATTTTCGGCATCCCGATCCAGGCCATGATGGGCCAGTTGCTCATCGGCCTCATCAATGGCTCGTTCTACGCCCTGCTGTCGCTCGGGCTGGCCGTCATCTTCGGCCTGCTCAACATCATCAACTTCGCCCACGGCGCGCAGTACATGCTGGGGGCGTTCGGCGCCTATCTGCTGCTGAACAAGCTGGGCCTGGGCTACTGGTGGTCGCTGCTCATCGTGCCGCTGGTGGTAGGCGCCACCGGCGTCGTGATCGAGCGCACCATGCTGTCGCGCCTGTACAAGCTCGACCACCTGTACGGCCTGCTGCTGACCTTTGGCCTGGCGCTCATCATCCAGGGCCTGTTCCGCAACGAATACGGCTCCACCGGCCTGCCCTACTCCATGCCCGAGCAGTTGCAGGGCGGTGTCAACCTGGGCTTCATGTTCCTGCCCATTTATCGTGGCTGGGTCATCATCGCCTCGTTGGTGGTGTGCCTGGCGACGTGGTATGTGATTGAGCGCACCAAGCTGGGCGGCTACCTGCGCGCGGCCACCGAGAACCCGCAGATCGTGCAGGCCTTCGGCATCAACGTGCCGCGCATGATCACGCTCACCTACGGTTTCGGCGTGGCGCTGGCGGCGCTGGCCGGCGTGATGGCCGCGCCGATCTACCAGGTCAGCCCGCAGATGGGGGCCGACCTGATCATCGTGGTGTTCGCCGTGGTGGTGATCGGCGGCATGGGCTCGATCATGGGCGCCATCGTCACCGGCTTCGGCCTGGGGTTGATCGAGGGGCTGACCAAGGTGTTCTATCCCGAAGCCTCGACCACCGTCATCTTCATCATCATGACGATCGTGCTGCTGATTCGGCCAGCAGGCCTGTTCGGAACTCAGAAATGA
- a CDS encoding ABC transporter substrate-binding protein gives MKRTLLCSLLAGMGLITATAAQAQVSDNVVKIGVLGDMSGLYSDISGQGSVLAAKMAVEDFQKSNKPNFKIEVVSADHQNKPDVGSNIARQWYDTDKVDVIVDVPTSSVALAVSQVTREKGKAMLVSGGGSSDLTGKDCSPNTIHWAYDTWMLANGTGSAIVKNGGNTWFFLTSDYAFGHALERDTEAVVLKNGGKVLGKVRHPTGTQDFSSFLLQAQSSKAKIIGLANAGGDTINAIKQASEFGIVKGGQNLAGLLIFLSDIHGIGLEKAQGLFLTETFYWDMNEGTRQWSRRFASALKAKHPTMTHAGVYSAVLHYLKAVDAGKTDDGTKTIAQMKTMPTDDPLFGKGSIRADGRKIHPAYLFEVKKPSESKNPYDYYKLRATIPAEQAFRPMAEGNCPLVAKK, from the coding sequence ATGAAACGCACTTTGCTTTGCAGCCTGCTGGCCGGCATGGGCCTGATCACCGCCACGGCGGCGCAGGCGCAGGTGTCCGACAACGTCGTCAAGATCGGCGTGCTGGGCGACATGTCGGGCCTGTACTCCGACATCAGCGGCCAGGGTTCGGTGCTGGCCGCCAAGATGGCGGTGGAAGATTTCCAGAAGTCCAACAAGCCCAACTTCAAGATCGAGGTGGTGTCGGCCGATCACCAGAACAAACCGGACGTGGGCTCCAACATCGCGCGCCAGTGGTACGACACCGACAAGGTCGACGTCATCGTCGACGTGCCAACGTCGTCGGTCGCGCTGGCCGTCAGCCAGGTCACGCGCGAAAAGGGCAAGGCCATGCTGGTGTCGGGCGGCGGCAGCTCCGACCTGACGGGCAAGGATTGCTCGCCCAACACCATCCATTGGGCCTACGACACCTGGATGCTGGCCAACGGCACCGGCAGCGCCATCGTCAAGAATGGCGGCAATACCTGGTTCTTTCTGACCTCGGACTACGCCTTTGGCCACGCGCTGGAGCGCGACACCGAAGCAGTGGTGCTCAAGAACGGCGGCAAGGTGCTGGGCAAGGTTCGCCACCCCACGGGCACGCAGGACTTCTCCTCGTTCCTGCTGCAGGCCCAATCGTCCAAGGCCAAGATCATCGGCCTGGCCAACGCGGGCGGAGACACCATCAACGCCATCAAGCAGGCGTCGGAGTTCGGCATCGTCAAGGGCGGCCAGAACCTGGCGGGCCTGCTGATCTTTTTGTCCGACATTCATGGCATCGGGCTTGAAAAAGCGCAGGGCCTGTTCCTCACGGAAACCTTTTACTGGGACATGAACGAGGGTACCCGCCAATGGTCGCGCCGTTTTGCCAGCGCGCTCAAGGCCAAGCACCCCACCATGACACACGCTGGCGTCTATTCAGCCGTGCTGCATTACCTCAAGGCGGTGGATGCCGGCAAAACCGACGACGGCACCAAGACCATCGCCCAGATGAAGACCATGCCCACCGATGACCCGCTGTTCGGCAAGGGCTCGATCCGCGCCGACGGCCGCAAGATTCACCCGGCCTATCTGTTCGAAGTGAAAAAACCCTCCGAGTCAAAGAACCCCTACGACTATTACAAGCTGCGTGCCACCATCCCGGCCGAGCAAGCGTTCCGCCCCATGGCCGAGGGCAACTGCCCGCTGGTGGCGAAGAAGTAA